Part of the Tenebrio molitor chromosome 4, icTenMoli1.1, whole genome shotgun sequence genome, taacaacccccacttttttcttctctttctcatAGATCTTCctactagctaaacgatgtatgaaaaaatttgttaccttacataacaatttttttgagaaaatcacaaattttacttcaaaaatttaatttaatttttactgtaaaaattttagttgAGCTCAAACAAGAACAAATAAACATCTTAGGTTAACAATAAACTTGAATGCTAATGGTGAAATTGCCCCCCGCCAATAATTTGGCACTCAACGACAGGAGTGTAAAcattgtacactgcgctcaatagtGTCAGGGataatttgttccatttcagctgAATTCTCTGCCGTAAATATTCGAAATtatttggtctattaaaataaaccctcgattttaaataaacccattgaaaaacaattttacgttaaaaatcaaattacattttttcaaataaaatttgtcattttctcaaaaaattgttatacaattggtgtctcagctaagactttcgagcctaatataataactcagttattttccagcggatttttgtgaagtttaaaatgcagatattttagacggtgaagaataaaatcccattaatgcaatcacccaagtcttaaaaacgtaattttaacatgcctttttaaaatgttgaatcaactaagatttacataaaaaaatttatggtCAATAAAAAacgctgtagggaaaaactcgtccttgaaagacgtctggtttgcaagaaaaaagcaaaaaaccgtgttaaacgtggctgcaaatgcaaaaatgtagacgcgtatgaaacaaacacgcaattttgcagaattttggtcatcccttttcgcagaagcgcaggtgacatatttgaagTTTaccttgctaaccttacaaacacttacaaagttaaagacaacatttggacgtaatttattatactggatgctttaattcttccataaaggattAAAACatgatcgggatattttagcaaggttatttagttcacgtacgcttcctgtgtcttcaaataaattgacgactctcttaaccttacattttgtaaagcctacatttggatagtgttccacgagaaaacgaactgtgtcattgaagttcttacgacactctccataggcattttttttcctttttcaacaacatTGAAGCTTCTGCCGCTGtggtctatttttagagtattttcaataaattttcataatttgacgtatctaataaagcgcgcccaattttgacagactttaaagagtgtacaaaatgttgcttggcaattaatcatcaattgtttcgaaaggtaactgctcaaataccttcaataCCTGAATGtaaacattcagtttttaacCACAATATCtgatcttttcgttgaatcagacaagtgatttacttaatcgtttgtgtagacccctagtttttaatgtttaacaatttaataataatcgcgcataattttcgataaaggaaacatgtgttaaatttacattttttaacttgaggtaattttattataatcaattgaaccttcacggtctaaaatatctgcgttttaaatttcataaaaatccgttggcaaataaccgagatattaggctcgaaagtcttagctgagacaccctgtataaggtaacaatttgtttaattcatcgtttaggtagtaggaaggtctaagaaaaaagtggcgattgtcatttaaaaaaccaatgatgacgtcattgtgcAAAAATACATGACGTcagaagtaaaatttttgtgattaataataaataaaattgacctgtccgaGCGTTTGgttgaaaacattaaataacgcaattataaaaatattgttcctTACTTTATCACCACACTGCATATTGGCCATTAGATTCAAATCAAACTACATTCTCGTTCATTTCACATTTAAATTGTGTAATAtcatgtaaaataaataaaaccagaCAAACAAAAACCTTGAATTGTCTTTTAATACtatagaaaataataaaaatcacacTATTATAATTAGCTAGAAAGTTAAATTAATCCACAGATAATTTCTTAAAGTTACCATGAAATCCAAGTAATTCGTCATTTTCAAGTTTTGCAGGTCGTAAACTGTTATTCACTCTCAGCTTTTCCAGTTGATCAAAACGGTCCTGGTACTGtacaaatttttctttcagtaTATCTAAAATTCTTGTAATTTAGCAAACTACGTAAATTCTGATTTTGTATGTTCACCTTGTAGCTGTTCTAACGAGCTTTCGTCACCGCCGTAGTCTTTAGGTAGAATTTCTTTAGGAATATTGCTTAAAATACTAGTGTCTTCACATACATGGATCTGTAAAAATATATCTCCACCTATAACGTTAATAAATATTGCGAAATTACCCTTTCAAAGAgtttaggtttcaaaatggTTTTCAGGATCATGAGcactgtattaataaatgatgGGCTGTTGATAATGTATGTGGCTTTTATTCTCATGGaaaatactttctgaaaaAAATGCATTAGCAAGAAATTATAGTAAAAATCATTGCCTAACACTTACTTCGTAAATAGCTAAAAATTTTGAGAGAATTGACGGCGTCAGTTTTGCCAAGTATCCCATGTTAATTCCTTTCATATCAAAAATCACAATATCACCAAACATCACATCTTCTTTTAACCTCAATTCTTGTATATTAAGGAGAAGCCCCATGACATTGTGCGGTTCCATTTTATCGATCAAATGTTCGTTGCGCATTTTAAATGCAAGCACTCTGTACATATCGTCTGTTAACCTTGGCAGAATAGTACAATAGGCGATATCCAAAAGTTCCTGCATTTGTGGCAGATTGggatgaatattttcaaacatATCGGGAATTAATGTTCTGATTGTGTAATACATGTCTATGGCTTGTTTGGTTTTCTCCATACTGCACTTATTTAAGAGAAAGAAATTTTCTATTGGTTTATCGTCTAGAATAGGTGGGTAGTTGttatttaatctaaaattttatgtttgcacttacctaAAATTTCAGGAAGATGTGGTTGGGTTTGCATCCAgtctttcaatttttgcacatCTTCTAGAAGAGTTTTTTCAGTTCTTTCGTACATTCGAGCAACAGAATCAATAATGTTGTCGTCAATTTTTACAAACTGTTGGGgcttcatttttaaaactgacaGATTACTGTGCAGAGTATCTGAGTAACTAAAATCATTTCTCTCAACTCATGGCTTATTAATGCAGGCTTGcagaataaattaaaactttcTCATAAGGCCTTGAGACCCCTATAACCATTTCAATGTTtttatcaaaacatttttttgttcaaatgttt contains:
- the LOC138129320 gene encoding alpha-tocopherol transfer protein-like, which codes for MKPQQFVKIDDNIIDSVARMYERTEKTLLEDVQKLKDWMQTQPHLPEILDDKPIENFFLLNKCSMEKTKQAIDMYYTIRTLIPDMFENIHPNLPQMQELLDIAYCTILPRLTDDMYRVLAFKMRNEHLIDKMEPHNVMGLLLNIQELRLKEDVMFGDIVIFDMKGINMGYLAKLTPSILSKFLAIYEKVFSMRIKATYIINSPSFINTVLMILKTILKPKLFERIHVCEDTSILSNIPKEILPKDYGGDESSLEQLQDILKEKFVQYQDRFDQLEKLRVNNSLRPAKLENDELLGFHGNFKKLSVD